Proteins from one Paenibacillus amylolyticus genomic window:
- a CDS encoding L-ribulose-5-phosphate 4-epimerase, with amino-acid sequence MLEQLKEEVFQANLELPKHGLVKFTWGNVSAIDRESGLFVIKPSGVSYDVMKASDMVVVDLDGNVVEGEMRPSSDTATHAVLYKHYSEIGGIVHTHSTWATIWAQAGLDVPVMGTTHADTFYGAVPCARFLNQDEVDRGYEAETGRVIIETFEQRGIDVMAVPAVLLHGHAPFTWGKDAKSAVVNSVVLEEVCKMNLYARQLNNFAKELPQGILDKHYLRKHGKDAYYGQK; translated from the coding sequence ATGTTAGAACAACTGAAAGAAGAGGTATTCCAGGCGAACCTGGAACTGCCCAAGCACGGACTTGTGAAATTCACATGGGGTAACGTCAGTGCAATTGATCGGGAAAGTGGCCTGTTCGTCATTAAACCAAGTGGCGTTAGCTACGATGTGATGAAAGCAAGCGACATGGTTGTGGTTGATCTGGACGGTAACGTGGTGGAGGGTGAGATGAGACCTTCCTCGGACACTGCAACACATGCCGTACTATATAAGCATTACTCGGAGATTGGTGGCATCGTGCATACACACTCCACATGGGCGACCATCTGGGCGCAAGCCGGACTGGACGTACCCGTGATGGGAACGACACATGCGGACACGTTCTATGGAGCGGTGCCTTGTGCACGTTTCCTGAATCAGGACGAGGTGGATCGCGGATACGAAGCGGAGACAGGACGCGTCATTATCGAGACGTTTGAACAGCGTGGAATTGATGTTATGGCGGTTCCGGCTGTGTTGCTCCATGGTCACGCACCATTTACGTGGGGAAAAGATGCCAAGTCAGCGGTGGTGAACAGTGTCGTGCTGGAGGAAGTGTGCAAAATGAACCTGTACGCGCGGCAATTGAATAACTTCGCGAAGGAACTGCCACAAGGCATCCTGGATAAACACTATCTGCGTAAACACGGAAAAGACGCGTATTACGGACAAAAGTAA
- a CDS encoding iron-siderophore ABC transporter substrate-binding protein, protein MNTKRTFPLTALLISLVFILALVGCGNKTEEPAATPAASDSAATETPTATDENAGYPITIKHALGETVIEKKPERVATVQWANQDVVLALGQVPVGFSAANFGVQDDSGLLPWTAKKLDELGVTDPNVFQDTDGLDFEAISDSNPDVILAAYSGITQEDYDLLSEIAPVVAYPTAPWATTWREQVTFNAKGMGMEAEGEQLIKDTEAMVNEKLAAYPQIKDKKVVWVNFSAEDMSKLHIYTPVDSRVAFLGELGLVIPESITSQITDPNSYSLSLSAENAEALNDADILVGYGSAELLKAIQADPLLGKIPAVKRGSVAFIEADTPLVAAGTPNPLSISYTIDDYLKLISGAIDKINE, encoded by the coding sequence ATGAATACAAAGAGAACGTTTCCATTAACAGCATTATTGATCTCACTGGTCTTTATCCTGGCGCTAGTTGGTTGTGGTAATAAGACTGAAGAACCAGCAGCAACTCCTGCTGCAAGTGACTCGGCAGCTACCGAAACACCAACAGCTACAGATGAGAATGCCGGATATCCAATTACAATCAAGCATGCCCTGGGCGAAACCGTTATTGAGAAAAAGCCTGAGCGTGTAGCTACCGTACAATGGGCAAACCAAGATGTCGTTCTGGCGCTTGGACAAGTTCCTGTAGGCTTCTCGGCAGCCAACTTTGGTGTTCAGGATGACAGCGGACTGCTGCCTTGGACTGCGAAAAAACTGGATGAACTCGGTGTAACCGACCCGAACGTTTTCCAAGATACCGACGGACTTGATTTTGAAGCCATTTCCGATTCCAATCCGGATGTCATTCTTGCAGCATACTCCGGGATCACGCAGGAAGACTATGACCTTCTTAGTGAAATTGCTCCAGTTGTAGCTTATCCTACAGCTCCATGGGCAACAACATGGCGTGAGCAGGTTACTTTCAATGCAAAGGGTATGGGTATGGAAGCAGAAGGTGAACAGCTCATCAAAGATACAGAAGCTATGGTCAATGAGAAACTAGCCGCATATCCTCAGATCAAAGACAAAAAAGTGGTGTGGGTTAACTTCTCCGCTGAAGACATGTCCAAACTGCATATCTATACACCTGTAGATTCCCGTGTGGCTTTCCTGGGTGAGCTCGGATTGGTTATTCCAGAAAGTATCACTAGCCAAATCACAGACCCTAACAGCTACTCCCTAAGCTTAAGTGCAGAGAATGCTGAAGCCCTGAATGATGCAGATATTCTGGTTGGTTACGGTAGTGCCGAGTTGCTGAAAGCCATTCAGGCTGATCCATTGCTGGGTAAGATCCCTGCGGTTAAACGTGGTTCTGTCGCATTCATTGAAGCAGATACACCATTGGTTGCTGCCGGAACGCCAAACCCACTGTCCATTTCCTATACGATTGATGACTACCTGAAATTAATTAGTGGAGCAATCGACAAAATCAATGAATAG
- a CDS encoding ABC transporter ATP-binding protein: MKPTHIFEAKQLVAGYENKTIIHGVDIVIPSNQISVIIGSNGCGKSTLLKTMARLIKPTSGSVTLDGKAISKIPPKQLARVIGLLPQSPIVPEGISVADLVGRGRFPHQSLFSGWTKKDYEAVAEAMTIMNITEFANHNIDELSGGQRQRVWIAMALAQQTDILFLDEPTTFLDITYQVEILDLLTELNRKHGTTIVMVLHDINLSARYADHIFALHTGKLVAEGRPAEVITAPQVRDIFGLDCTVIEDPVSGSPMVVPKGRYHTR, encoded by the coding sequence ATGAAACCGACACATATATTTGAAGCAAAACAACTCGTTGCTGGATATGAAAATAAAACCATTATCCATGGAGTGGACATCGTTATACCAAGCAACCAAATAAGTGTCATTATTGGCTCTAACGGTTGCGGTAAGTCCACCCTTTTGAAAACGATGGCCAGACTCATTAAGCCTACATCAGGCAGTGTTACGCTGGACGGCAAAGCCATTAGCAAGATCCCGCCCAAACAATTGGCTCGCGTAATCGGATTGCTCCCGCAGTCTCCCATTGTTCCAGAGGGGATCTCGGTAGCTGATCTGGTGGGTCGTGGAAGGTTTCCACACCAATCCTTATTCAGTGGATGGACCAAGAAGGATTATGAGGCTGTGGCCGAAGCCATGACCATCATGAACATCACCGAGTTTGCCAATCACAATATTGACGAGCTTTCAGGCGGGCAACGTCAGCGTGTGTGGATTGCCATGGCGCTTGCGCAACAGACGGATATCCTCTTTCTCGATGAGCCGACGACCTTCCTGGACATCACGTATCAAGTCGAGATTCTGGACTTGCTTACCGAGCTGAATCGCAAACACGGAACGACCATTGTAATGGTACTGCACGATATCAACTTATCAGCGCGTTATGCGGATCATATCTTTGCGCTTCACACTGGGAAGCTTGTGGCTGAGGGTAGGCCCGCAGAGGTCATAACAGCCCCGCAGGTCCGAGACATTTTTGGATTGGATTGTACCGTGATTGAAGACCCCGTTTCGGGGTCACCGATGGTGGTGCCCAAGGGGCGATATCACACGCGATAG
- a CDS encoding iron ABC transporter permease, whose translation MNSTSLSNENRIRAHVPKNFILVLVICFILLVATLIASLVFGSRPVRFHELIDGLFHPEVESYGANIVRKRISRTVFSLLCGVALGVSGALMQAVTRNPLADPSILGVNTGASLFVVIGIAFLNINSANQYIWLALAGAAITAVFVFGIGSMGRGGATPIKLVLAGAAISAALSSLVTAIMIPRSYVMDQFRFWQVGSVGSATWNGISTFIPFLLIGILIAFLTAPALNALALGDDVATGLGVRTGTLRFIAALAGVLLCGAATALAGPIGFIGLLSTHVIRLILGPDLRFVIPMSAIAGAIILTISDVGGRLISNPGELEVGVVTAFIGAPILIILAMRSKVRSL comes from the coding sequence ATGAATAGTACATCGCTTTCGAATGAAAATCGAATACGAGCACATGTCCCCAAGAACTTCATCTTGGTGTTAGTCATTTGTTTCATTCTGCTCGTTGCAACTCTGATTGCCTCACTGGTTTTTGGCTCTAGACCCGTGAGGTTTCATGAGTTAATCGACGGATTGTTTCACCCGGAAGTAGAATCATACGGGGCTAACATCGTGCGCAAACGAATCTCCCGAACCGTCTTTAGCTTGTTATGCGGGGTAGCACTCGGCGTATCAGGAGCACTTATGCAAGCCGTTACCCGGAACCCACTTGCCGACCCAAGCATATTGGGTGTCAACACAGGGGCCTCCCTGTTTGTGGTGATTGGTATTGCCTTCCTGAACATCAACAGCGCCAATCAGTATATCTGGCTGGCACTGGCCGGAGCTGCAATAACGGCTGTGTTCGTATTCGGAATCGGCTCAATGGGGCGTGGCGGAGCCACGCCCATTAAGCTTGTGTTGGCCGGAGCGGCCATCAGCGCCGCGCTCTCCTCCCTCGTCACTGCCATCATGATCCCTCGCTCTTATGTCATGGACCAGTTCAGGTTCTGGCAAGTGGGCAGCGTAGGGTCGGCAACCTGGAATGGAATCAGTACATTCATCCCGTTCCTGCTCATCGGTATACTTATTGCATTTCTTACGGCCCCGGCACTGAATGCCTTGGCTCTGGGTGACGATGTTGCAACAGGACTCGGTGTGCGCACAGGGACACTTCGATTCATTGCGGCTCTTGCAGGGGTTCTATTGTGCGGAGCAGCGACTGCCCTCGCTGGACCTATTGGTTTCATTGGATTGTTATCCACTCACGTCATACGCCTTATACTAGGACCCGATTTACGTTTTGTCATACCGATGTCAGCCATAGCTGGAGCAATCATTCTAACGATATCCGATGTCGGCGGCAGACTGATCAGCAACCCCGGAGAGCTTGAAGTCGGTGTCGTTACCGCATTTATAGGTGCTCCAATATTAATCATCCTTGCGATGCGATCGAAAGTGCGTTCATTATGA
- a CDS encoding glycosyltransferase family 2 protein: MSIYLIWRTFFTLPWGEGVLNVIFGMLLIVAEAVTVLTTFELFFQKMQKERTQLDFPIVPPEYYPDVDVFIATHNEPVDLLYKTVNACTFMDYPDKQKVHIYICDDGARPEVEELARQFGVGYLGFPGNKDAKSGNLNNALSKSSSPLIATFDADMIPQHTFLMKTVPYFMLSTFIKENEEWRLRREDEMDPTFKLGLVQTPQSFYNPDLFQFNLYAEQGIPNEQDFFSREVNILRNASNAVAYTGSNTIISRQGMEDIGGFPLNTITEDFETSIRLQQEGYITYATQEVQAAGQTTTTVKSMIKQRIRWARGIIQSLQNTRAPISGKLPFWTRVTYLSSFLYWWSFFNRLIFILSPILFALFDFQIVNTTFWQILIFWLPSYFFYSVSMRYLSSNIRNQRWSQVIDTIFMPYLIWPVILETVGIREKKFKVTNKSRANGRQWMSSLLYALPHILLLLLSIAAIIRYVNGKYGIALFFSSIIIFWLVHNMIALCYALFFMIGRRAYRETERIRAQEDVTIYDQANNLRYQAKTVDVSEQGIAFYVPYPIYLAEQKVISLVVKTERYEASLDAVIVYVKQDGEGWRYSATVQPVDEHDNRQYMQIIYDRKHSLPEQMNMWDTAYDDMLRNVKKRIVQPRSDQRKMPRLSLQLPVHFTNGASCTLRSFNYRFFSAKGFHGDITEGSVVTFYTQSNIEVILKHTGKTTAREHEVLLSVENIDDMVEKGLIDQLLTDLIEPHSNRSTREG; encoded by the coding sequence ATGTCGATATATCTGATATGGCGTACGTTCTTTACATTGCCTTGGGGTGAAGGCGTGCTGAACGTTATCTTTGGTATGCTGCTGATTGTGGCTGAAGCGGTCACCGTACTGACCACCTTTGAATTATTCTTTCAGAAGATGCAAAAAGAACGTACACAGCTCGACTTTCCAATCGTCCCGCCGGAATATTATCCGGATGTGGATGTATTTATCGCTACCCATAATGAACCCGTTGATCTGTTATATAAAACCGTTAATGCCTGTACGTTCATGGATTACCCCGACAAGCAGAAGGTTCATATATATATCTGTGACGATGGAGCAAGACCTGAGGTGGAGGAGCTTGCCAGACAGTTTGGTGTAGGATATCTGGGGTTCCCCGGTAACAAGGATGCCAAGTCTGGTAATCTAAATAACGCCCTGAGCAAAAGCTCCTCTCCGCTCATTGCAACGTTTGATGCCGATATGATTCCACAGCACACCTTTTTGATGAAAACCGTCCCCTATTTTATGCTCTCCACCTTTATTAAGGAGAATGAGGAATGGCGTCTTCGCCGCGAGGATGAGATGGACCCCACATTCAAGCTCGGGCTGGTACAGACGCCGCAGAGCTTCTACAATCCGGATCTATTTCAGTTTAATCTGTATGCAGAGCAAGGCATTCCGAATGAACAGGATTTCTTCTCCAGGGAAGTGAACATCCTGCGTAATGCCTCCAATGCGGTAGCCTATACAGGCAGTAATACGATCATTTCCCGTCAAGGTATGGAAGACATCGGAGGTTTTCCGCTCAATACGATCACCGAGGACTTTGAGACAAGCATCCGCTTGCAGCAGGAAGGTTACATTACCTATGCGACGCAAGAGGTTCAGGCTGCCGGGCAGACGACAACCACAGTCAAGAGCATGATCAAGCAACGGATTCGCTGGGCAAGGGGCATTATTCAGAGCCTGCAGAATACGCGTGCACCTATATCCGGGAAGCTTCCTTTTTGGACGAGAGTGACCTACTTAAGCAGTTTCTTATACTGGTGGTCCTTCTTTAACCGCTTGATCTTCATTTTGTCCCCTATTTTATTTGCATTGTTCGACTTCCAGATTGTAAATACAACCTTCTGGCAAATCTTAATATTCTGGCTTCCATCCTATTTCTTCTACAGTGTATCCATGCGATATCTGTCCAGCAATATTCGGAATCAGCGATGGAGTCAGGTTATCGACACGATATTTATGCCTTATCTGATCTGGCCTGTTATCCTGGAAACGGTGGGCATTCGCGAGAAAAAATTCAAGGTTACCAACAAAAGCAGAGCGAACGGTCGACAATGGATGTCTTCTCTGTTATATGCACTTCCGCATATCTTGCTGTTGTTGCTCTCCATTGCAGCTATAATTCGGTATGTCAACGGCAAGTACGGGATCGCGCTGTTCTTCAGCAGTATCATTATTTTCTGGCTGGTTCATAACATGATCGCGCTATGTTACGCCCTGTTCTTCATGATTGGCCGTCGTGCGTATCGGGAGACAGAACGGATTCGGGCGCAGGAAGATGTTACGATTTACGATCAAGCCAACAATCTGCGATATCAGGCCAAGACGGTGGATGTATCCGAACAAGGGATTGCCTTTTATGTCCCTTATCCCATTTATTTGGCTGAGCAGAAGGTCATCTCTCTGGTTGTCAAAACCGAGCGATATGAAGCGAGCCTCGATGCAGTTATCGTGTATGTAAAACAGGATGGAGAGGGCTGGCGTTACTCCGCAACGGTTCAGCCGGTCGATGAGCATGATAACCGTCAATACATGCAGATCATCTATGACCGTAAACACTCATTGCCAGAGCAGATGAACATGTGGGATACGGCTTATGACGATATGTTACGTAATGTGAAAAAACGGATTGTACAACCCAGATCGGATCAGCGGAAAATGCCGCGGCTTTCCCTTCAGCTTCCAGTTCATTTCACCAACGGTGCAAGCTGTACGCTGCGCAGCTTCAATTATCGTTTCTTCTCGGCGAAGGGATTCCATGGTGATATTACAGAGGGATCGGTCGTTACTTTTTATACGCAGAGTAATATTGAAGTCATTTTGAAACATACGGGGAAAACGACAGCCCGTGAGCACGAAGTACTTCTTTCGGTAGAGAATATCGATGATATGGTGGAGAAGGGTCTGATCGACCAATTGCTGACGGATCTGATTGAGCCACATTCTAATCGTTCCACCAGAGAAGGTTAG
- a CDS encoding FGGY-family carbohydrate kinase produces MGYEVDNGKLFSVLFNKALEADPDGGGLLSYGYYSGENITGLEKGRPLFVRSPESNFNLANFMRTHLFSAFGALKLGMDILTEEENVAIDSILAHGGLFKTPVVGQRIVAAAMNVPVSVMSTAGEGGAWGMALLASYMINKDQEESLDVFLEQKVFNNVEDRSGAGCIGCERI; encoded by the coding sequence ATGGGATATGAAGTGGATAACGGCAAGTTGTTCAGCGTGTTGTTTAACAAGGCTTTGGAGGCAGACCCAGATGGGGGTGGCTTGCTCAGCTACGGTTACTACTCAGGTGAGAACATTACAGGACTTGAGAAAGGGCGTCCATTGTTCGTGCGCTCCCCGGAAAGCAACTTCAATCTGGCGAACTTCATGCGGACACATCTGTTTAGTGCCTTCGGTGCACTTAAGCTGGGTATGGACATCCTGACGGAGGAAGAGAATGTAGCCATTGATAGTATTTTGGCACACGGTGGTCTGTTCAAGACCCCTGTCGTCGGACAACGAATTGTAGCTGCTGCAATGAACGTACCGGTGTCAGTAATGTCTACCGCTGGTGAAGGCGGCGCATGGGGCATGGCACTTCTGGCTTCGTACATGATCAACAAGGATCAGGAGGAGAGCCTGGATGTGTTCCTGGAGCAGAAGGTCTTCAACAATGTGGAGGATCGAAGTGGCGCCGGATGCATCGGATGTGAAAGGATTTGA
- a CDS encoding HAMP domain-containing sensor histidine kinase — translation MKELHNPINRKTYYISMLTIIALMLSGLVLSTTELKGITAGYVIHCLCVTVLSVCLLMYPKVETFPFRLSIILIGFAYFYTLAFLYPQSWTNYILICLLPALAILFYDLKLFYCSLILNGILLLLTFGYNLLYNQGNEYAYLHTDVVGNFINIMASQVILFLIFHLTISRMRKQQLYLEQLQQSERLKMIANLTAAVAHEIRNPVTVVRGFLQLYREDTTFEQPVRNKFALMIDELNTVEQVTSQFLTLAKPNRELRPEKVDVKEVLEGVTGLLSSYAMLSNKHIEVQAEEDCMIRINTIEFKQLLINLIKNALEASDTGTTVNVSAKRLKQWVEMRITDQGSGMTDEEVKSLGTPFYSLKTNGTGLGLMICYNIVEKYEGTIEYQSAKGRGTSVTIRFLAKMD, via the coding sequence ATGAAGGAACTGCACAACCCGATTAATAGGAAAACGTATTACATTTCCATGCTAACCATCATTGCTCTGATGTTATCTGGATTAGTCCTGTCCACGACCGAATTGAAGGGGATTACGGCGGGGTATGTGATCCATTGTCTATGTGTTACCGTGCTATCCGTATGTTTATTGATGTATCCAAAGGTAGAGACGTTTCCCTTTCGATTAAGCATTATTCTGATTGGATTCGCTTACTTCTACACACTTGCTTTTTTATATCCCCAGTCATGGACCAACTATATTCTCATCTGTCTTCTTCCAGCCCTCGCCATCCTGTTCTATGATCTGAAATTATTCTATTGCTCATTGATTCTTAACGGGATTTTGCTTCTCTTAACGTTTGGTTACAATCTTCTGTATAACCAAGGAAACGAGTACGCGTATTTACATACGGATGTGGTAGGCAATTTTATTAATATTATGGCGAGCCAGGTCATTCTCTTTCTTATTTTCCACCTGACCATTTCCCGGATGAGGAAGCAACAACTGTATTTGGAGCAACTACAGCAATCGGAGCGTTTGAAAATGATCGCCAATTTAACTGCTGCTGTCGCACATGAAATTCGAAATCCGGTGACGGTTGTAAGAGGTTTCTTGCAGTTATATCGAGAAGATACAACTTTTGAGCAACCGGTGAGGAATAAGTTTGCTTTAATGATTGATGAGCTGAATACCGTCGAGCAGGTAACCTCCCAATTCCTGACTCTTGCCAAACCCAATAGAGAACTAAGGCCAGAGAAGGTCGATGTTAAGGAGGTTCTTGAAGGTGTGACGGGTCTGCTCAGCTCCTATGCAATGTTATCGAATAAACATATAGAGGTACAGGCGGAAGAGGACTGCATGATTCGCATTAATACCATTGAGTTCAAGCAGTTACTGATCAATCTTATCAAAAATGCACTGGAAGCCTCGGATACAGGGACAACCGTCAACGTATCCGCCAAGCGATTGAAGCAGTGGGTGGAGATGCGAATAACGGATCAGGGAAGCGGCATGACAGACGAAGAAGTGAAGTCGCTGGGGACTCCGTTCTATTCATTGAAGACCAATGGAACGGGACTGGGTTTAATGATCTGTTACAATATCGTGGAAAAGTATGAGGGAACGATTGAATACCAGAGCGCAAAGGGTCGGGGTACCTCGGTAACTATTCGCTTTTTAGCTAAAATGGACTAG
- a CDS encoding iron chelate uptake ABC transporter family permease subunit has translation MRDQSIEFIMAGRRHRRRRWILVTSLLAILACALCCAMLLLGNTIYPVKDVISSLSGEKIKGVSFAVNTIRLPRMLTGLFAGFAFGIAGYTFQTMLRNPLANPNVIGITSGSSAAAVFCIVVLHASGAIVSLASVIAGLATVLFIYILSRGKVFSIGRLILIGIGIQAMLDAVISYLLLVSSEKDIPAAIRWLTGSLNGSQMSALPPLVITVLICSPIIMMLGKHLSILELGEQSAFSLGVDTDKTRIALIVSSVCMIAIATATTGPIAFVSFLAGPIAKRLVGVGSSNIIPAGLVGVNLVLASDLIGQFAFEYRLPVGVITGLLGAPYLIFLLIRMNRKGEL, from the coding sequence ATGAGAGATCAATCGATTGAATTTATTATGGCGGGCAGACGTCATCGACGTCGCCGCTGGATACTTGTCACCAGTCTTCTTGCCATACTTGCATGTGCTCTTTGCTGCGCCATGCTTTTACTCGGCAATACCATCTATCCGGTTAAAGATGTCATCAGCTCCCTTTCGGGAGAGAAGATTAAAGGTGTTTCTTTTGCCGTAAACACGATACGTCTACCGAGAATGCTCACAGGTCTCTTTGCCGGATTTGCCTTCGGTATTGCAGGTTATACCTTCCAGACCATGTTGAGGAACCCACTGGCGAATCCGAATGTCATTGGGATCACGTCAGGTTCAAGCGCCGCCGCTGTGTTCTGTATCGTTGTACTTCATGCAAGCGGAGCGATTGTTTCTTTGGCTTCAGTGATTGCAGGTCTGGCTACCGTGTTGTTCATCTATATACTCTCCAGAGGAAAAGTGTTTTCCATCGGAAGGTTAATACTTATCGGGATAGGTATTCAAGCCATGCTCGATGCGGTCATCTCCTATCTCTTACTGGTTAGTTCGGAAAAGGATATTCCTGCTGCCATCCGCTGGCTCACAGGCAGTCTGAATGGTTCTCAGATGAGTGCGCTGCCGCCTCTGGTGATTACCGTGCTCATCTGCTCACCCATCATCATGATGCTCGGCAAACACCTCTCCATACTGGAACTTGGAGAGCAATCGGCATTTTCACTAGGTGTAGATACGGACAAGACCAGAATTGCGCTTATTGTGAGCTCCGTCTGCATGATCGCCATTGCTACCGCAACTACAGGGCCGATCGCCTTTGTCTCCTTCCTTGCGGGACCTATCGCGAAGAGGCTCGTAGGTGTTGGATCCTCGAACATTATCCCGGCGGGTCTGGTTGGCGTTAATCTGGTTCTAGCCTCAGATCTCATCGGACAGTTTGCTTTTGAGTACAGATTACCCGTAGGCGTCATTACCGGATTACTCGGAGCACCGTATCTGATCTTCCTGTTAATCCGAATGAATCGTAAGGGGGAGTTATAA
- a CDS encoding leucine-rich repeat domain-containing protein, which yields MDNQFIKRLIVLCMVFVLLPTTSVLAASSLIKDPVLAKVIRAELKLSVKKEIKAGDLKKLKSIYAMDTKSRISSLQGLEHAVNMTDLFLPGQNIKNIKPLNKLKKLTFLAVEGNQITDISPLSGLTNLQNLLMDDNKIKSLAPLKNMPKLRSLLASGNQVTDLSPLRKLKLEWIIMNDNKIQDLTPLKNHPTLEYLYVEGNLIEDIAVLETIPHLTEVYLANNPLNDRAEQVVENLEKKGVVVSLVSEDANQAK from the coding sequence ATGGATAATCAATTCATCAAAAGGTTGATCGTTTTATGTATGGTTTTTGTGCTATTACCAACAACGAGTGTGCTGGCTGCGTCATCGCTTATTAAGGACCCGGTCTTGGCCAAAGTGATTCGAGCAGAGTTGAAGCTATCGGTTAAGAAGGAAATAAAGGCTGGCGATTTGAAAAAACTAAAATCCATATACGCTATGGATACGAAAAGCAGGATATCCAGCTTGCAAGGTCTTGAACACGCGGTTAATATGACGGATCTATTCTTGCCTGGTCAAAATATAAAAAATATTAAACCACTCAACAAGTTAAAGAAGTTGACGTTCTTAGCGGTTGAAGGCAACCAGATTACCGATATCTCACCGCTTTCAGGCCTCACTAATCTGCAAAATTTGCTTATGGACGATAACAAAATCAAAAGCCTGGCTCCATTAAAAAATATGCCTAAGCTGAGAAGTCTACTCGCCAGTGGTAATCAGGTGACTGATCTAAGTCCTCTTCGGAAATTAAAGCTGGAATGGATCATTATGAATGATAATAAAATTCAGGATCTGACACCTTTAAAAAATCATCCGACCTTGGAGTATCTATATGTAGAAGGTAACCTCATTGAGGATATTGCAGTGCTCGAGACCATCCCACATCTAACAGAGGTATATTTGGCGAACAATCCGTTGAATGATCGTGCTGAACAGGTAGTAGAGAATCTGGAGAAGAAAGGCGTCGTTGTAAGTTTGGTAAGCGAAGATGCGAATCAGGCGAAGTAA
- a CDS encoding GtrA family protein, with protein sequence MASSVVDLGIAWFLIDALRPVLGEQHYLRILLATVIARIISIVVNYVLNRHFVFRKEDSQGSLWRYLTLCGVVILLSSTGVYLFHTVLFVDEKLAKFVCDALLFLLSFQLQRRWVFAARRKQL encoded by the coding sequence GTGGCGAGTTCTGTTGTTGATCTGGGCATTGCCTGGTTTCTGATCGACGCGTTGCGGCCCGTGTTGGGTGAGCAGCATTATCTAAGAATTCTGCTCGCAACCGTGATAGCGAGAATTATTTCTATTGTCGTCAACTATGTACTGAACAGACATTTTGTATTCCGCAAGGAAGATAGCCAGGGAAGTCTATGGCGCTATCTAACGTTATGCGGAGTGGTGATTCTGCTTTCCAGTACCGGCGTATATCTATTCCATACCGTTCTCTTCGTAGATGAGAAATTGGCGAAATTCGTCTGTGATGCCTTGCTGTTCCTGCTCAGTTTCCAATTGCAGCGAAGATGGGTATTTGCAGCAAGGAGGAAGCAGCTGTAG